The sequence CCGGCCGCCGGCGTGGTCAAGGAAATCCTCGTCGAGGTCGGCAGCAAGGTGTCCGAAGGCTCGGTGCTGATCAAGCTCGAAGCCGCGGGCGCGGCCGCCACGGCCGCCCCTGCTGCTGCCGCGGCGCCTGCCCCCGCCGCCGCACCGGCGGCCGCCCCCGCCGCGGCCGGTGGTGGCGTGGTGGAGGTCAAGGTCCCGGACATCGGTGACTATTCCGACGTGCCGGTGATCGAGCTGTTCGTCAAGGTCGGCGACACCATCGCCGTCGATGACGCCATCGCCATGCTCGAATCCGACAAGGCCACCATGGACGTGCCCTCCACCGCCGCCGGCGTGGTCAAGGAAGTCCTCGTCGAGGTCGGCAGCAAGGTCTCCGAAGGCGCCGTGCTGATCAAGGTGCAGGCAGCGGGCGCTGCCGCGGCCGCCCCGGCACCGGCGGCCAGCGCACCGGCACCGGTCGCCGCCGCGCCGGCCCCTGCCGCTGCACCGGCGCCGGTCGCCGCCGCCCCCGCAGCCGCAACCGCCCCCTCCGCCGTGAAGCTCGGCGGCAAGGTGCACGCCAGCCCGTCGGTCCGCGCCTTTGCGCGCGAGCTGGGCGTCGATCTGGCCCAGGTGAAAGCCACCGGCCCGAAGAACCGCATCACCCAGGCCGACGTCACCGCCTTTGTGAAAGGCGCCATGCAGTCCGGCAATGTGCCGGGCAAGGCCGCAGCCGCCAGCGCCGGCGCCAGCCTGGGTGGCGGGCTCGACCTGCTGCCGTGGCCGAAGGTCGATTTCGCCAAGTTCGGCGAAATCGAGACCAAGCCGCTGTCGCGCATCAAGAAGATCTCCGGCCAGAACCTCGCCCGCAACTGGGTCATGATCCCGGCCGTCACGTATCACGAAGACGCCGACATCACCGACCTCGAAGCCTTCCGCGTGGCGATGAACAAGGAGCACGAGAAGTCCGGCAAGAAGCTCACCATGCTCGCCTTCATCATCAAGGCCTCGGTGCGCGCGCTGCAGGAATTCCCCGAGTTCAATACCTCGCTCGACGGCGACAACCTGGTCTACAAGAAGTACTTCAACATCGCCTTCGCGGCGGACACGCCCAACGGGCTCGTCGTGCCGGTGATCAAGAACGCCGACCAGAAGAGCGTGTTCGAGATCGCCGCCGAATCCGGTGCGCTGGCCAAGAAGGCGCGCGATGGCAAGATCGGCCCGGGAGACATGTCCGGCGCCTGCTTCACCATCTCGTCGCTGGGCGGCATCGGTGGCACCTACTTCGCGCCCATCGTCAATGCGCCTGAAGTGGCCATCCTCGGGGTCAACAAGTCGACCATGAAGCCGGTGTGGGACGGCAAGCAGTTCGTGCCGCGCCTGACCCTGCCGATGTCGCTGACCGCAGATCACCGCGTGATCGACGGCGCGCTGGCCACCCGCTTCAACGTCTACCTCGCCCAACTGCTGTCCGACTTCCGTCGGGTCATGCTCTAAGGAGGCCGCGACATGAGCCAAGTTGAAGTCAAAGTCCCCGATATCGGCGATTACGCCGATGTGCCGGTGATCGAGCTTTACGTCAAGGTCGGCGACACCATTGCGGTCGACGACGCCATTGTCACGCTCGAATCCGACAAAGCCACCATGGACGTGCCCTCCGAGGTCGCCGGTGTAGTCAAGGAAGTCAAGGTCGCCCTCGGGGATCGCGTTGCCGAAGGCAGCGTGCTGATCGTGGTCGAGGCGGCCGGTGCAACTGCATCGGCCGCCCCGGCCGCCGCGGCAGCCCCCGCACCCGCCGCGGCCCCGGCCGCCGCACCGGCCGCGGCCGGCGGTGGCGTGGTCGACGTCAAGGTCCCGGACATCGGCGATTTCGACGCCGTGCCGGTCATCGAGTTGTACGTCAAGGTCGGCGACACCATCGCCGTCGATGACGCCGTTGCCATGCTCGAATCCGACAAGGCCACCATGGACGTGCCCTCGACGGCCGCCGGCGTGGTCAAGGAAGTCCTGGTCGAACTCGGCAGCAAGGTCTCCGAAGGCACTGTGCTGATCAAGGTCGAGACCGGCGCTGGCGCCGCTACCGCCCCGGCTGCGGCCGCCTCGGCACCGGCAGCAGCCCCCGTGGCCGCCCCCGCCGCCGCCAGCCATGCCGGCGGCGCCGATGCCGAATACGACATGCTCGTACTCGGCGCCGGCCCCGGTGGCTACTCGGCCGCCTTCCGCGCTGCCGACCTCGGCCTCAAGACCGCCATCATCGAGCGCTACGCCACCCTCGGCGGCGTGTGCCTCAACGTGGGCTGCATCCCGTCCAAGGCCCTGCTGCATGTGGCCGCCGTGATGGATGAGGCCGAGCACATGTCGGCCGCCGGCATCAGCTTCGCCAAGCCCGCGGTGGACATCGACGCCCTGCGCAAGCACAAGGACGGCGTGGTCGGCAAACTCACCGGCGGTCTGGCCGGCATGGCCAAGGGCCGCAAGGTCGACATCATCCGCGGCTACGGCAGCTTCCTCGACCCGAATCACATCGAGGTCGAAGAAACCACCGGCGAGGCGCAGGACAAGACCGGCGCCAAAAAGACCATCAAGTTCAAGCAGTGCATCATCGCTGCCGGCTCGGCGGCGGTGCACCTGCCCTTCATCCCGCGCGATCCGCGCATCGTCGACTCCACCGGCGCGCTCGAACTGCGCCAGGTGCCCGAGAAGATGCT comes from Denitromonas sp. and encodes:
- the aceF gene encoding dihydrolipoyllysine-residue acetyltransferase produces the protein MSQLIEVKVPDIGDYSDVPVIELFVKVGDTVAVDDAIAMLESDKATMDVPSPAAGVVKEILVEVGSKVSEGSVLIKLEAAGAAATAAPAAAAAPAPAAAPAAAPAAAGGGVVEVKVPDIGDYSDVPVIELFVKVGDTIAVDDAIAMLESDKATMDVPSTAAGVVKEVLVEVGSKVSEGAVLIKVQAAGAAAAAPAPAASAPAPVAAAPAPAAAPAPVAAAPAAATAPSAVKLGGKVHASPSVRAFARELGVDLAQVKATGPKNRITQADVTAFVKGAMQSGNVPGKAAAASAGASLGGGLDLLPWPKVDFAKFGEIETKPLSRIKKISGQNLARNWVMIPAVTYHEDADITDLEAFRVAMNKEHEKSGKKLTMLAFIIKASVRALQEFPEFNTSLDGDNLVYKKYFNIAFAADTPNGLVVPVIKNADQKSVFEIAAESGALAKKARDGKIGPGDMSGACFTISSLGGIGGTYFAPIVNAPEVAILGVNKSTMKPVWDGKQFVPRLTLPMSLTADHRVIDGALATRFNVYLAQLLSDFRRVML
- the lpdA gene encoding dihydrolipoyl dehydrogenase; the encoded protein is MSQVEVKVPDIGDYADVPVIELYVKVGDTIAVDDAIVTLESDKATMDVPSEVAGVVKEVKVALGDRVAEGSVLIVVEAAGATASAAPAAAAAPAPAAAPAAAPAAAGGGVVDVKVPDIGDFDAVPVIELYVKVGDTIAVDDAVAMLESDKATMDVPSTAAGVVKEVLVELGSKVSEGTVLIKVETGAGAATAPAAAASAPAAAPVAAPAAASHAGGADAEYDMLVLGAGPGGYSAAFRAADLGLKTAIIERYATLGGVCLNVGCIPSKALLHVAAVMDEAEHMSAAGISFAKPAVDIDALRKHKDGVVGKLTGGLAGMAKGRKVDIIRGYGSFLDPNHIEVEETTGEAQDKTGAKKTIKFKQCIIAAGSAAVHLPFIPRDPRIVDSTGALELRQVPEKMLVIGGGIIGLEMATVYSTLGARVDVVEMMDGLMQGPDRDAVKVWEKQNAHRFDRVMLNTKTTAVEAKDDGLYVTFEGDKAPEGPQKYDMILQSAGRAPNGKKIGADKAGVIVTDRGFIPVDAQMRTNVPHIFAIGDVVGQPMLAHKAVHEAHVAAEVAAGEKAAFDATVIPGVAYTHPEVAWVGYTEAQAKAEGKKVETAKFPWAASGRAIANGADYGFTKLIFDAETHRVIGGTIVGPSAGDMIGEVCLAIEMGADAVDIGKTIHPHPTLGETVGMAAEVAHGSCTDVPPARKKK